Proteins encoded in a region of the Pelmatolapia mariae isolate MD_Pm_ZW linkage group LG16_19, Pm_UMD_F_2, whole genome shotgun sequence genome:
- the LOC134644534 gene encoding olfactory receptor 6N2-like yields MNADVNMTYVTLGGHVEIHRYRYLYFVIMLTAYILLICFNVSIICLIVIHKNLHEPMYIFIAALLLNSLLFSTNIHPKLLVDFLSEKQIVSYQACLFQVFMFYFLSSSEFLLLSAMAYDRYVSICKPLQYQIIMTTTTVSLLLCFAWLVPACHIVVPIALNINSKLCSFTLKGIFCNNSLNNLFCVTSNELSIYGVIVLLNLGLLPMLFILFTYTKIIIIAFQSCGDVRRKAVQTCLPHLLVLINYSVLITYDVVIIKLESDFPKTARFVMTLQIITYNPLCNPIIYGLKMKEISKHLKRLLRHMK; encoded by the coding sequence ATGAATGCTGATGTAAATATGACATATGTAACACTTGGTGGGCATGTGGAAATTCACAGATACAGATATCTTTATTTTGTGATCATGCTTACAGCTTATATTCTGTTAATATGCTTTAATGTTTCTATCATATGCCTTATTGTTATACACAAAAACCTTCATGAGCcaatgtatatttttattgcaGCTTTGTTATTGAACTCTCTTCTTTTCAGCACTAATATCCACCCAAAGCTCTTGGTTGACTTCTTATCTGAGAAACAGATCGTATCTTACCAAGCTTGTCTTTTtcaggtttttatgttttactttttaagcTCTTCTGAATTCTTACTATTGTCAGCTATGGCCTATGACAGATACGTGTCTATATGTAAACCCCTGCAATATCAAATCATCATGACAACAACTACTGTCAGTTTACTGCTGTGTTTTGCTTGGCTGGTACCTGCTTGTCACATTGTAGTGCCAATTGCACTAAATATTAATAGCAAACTGTGTAGCTTTACTTTGAAAGGAATTTTTTGTAATAATTCACTAAACAATCTTTTCTGTGTGACTTCAAACGAATTATCGATATACGGTGTAATTGTTCTGTTGAATCTCGGACTTTTGCCTatgctttttatacttttcacATACACAAAGATAATCATAATTGCTTTTCAGAGTTGTGGAGATGTCAGAAGAAAAGCTGTTCAGACCTGTTTACCTCACCTGCTAGTTTTGATTAACTATTCTGTTTTGATTACTTATGATGTTGTCATTATTAAACTGGAATCTGATTTTCCCAAAACTGCACGTTTCGTAATGACACTCCAAATAATAACTTATAATCCTCTCTGCAATCCAATCATATatggactgaaaatgaaagaaatttctAAACACCTTAAAAGGTTGCTTAGACACATGAAATAA